One genomic region from Stackebrandtia nassauensis DSM 44728 encodes:
- a CDS encoding DUF4097 family beta strand repeat-containing protein: protein MPEFACDGPISVNITLASGSCEVVAEDRANAVVTVTPHKNNSKSKEAAEKTSVDFRDNKLTVRAPDMTSWLLGGNAAIDVVVKVPVGSNVTTKSASASINYQGQLEVVSATTASGSITVEKATEASVNTASGDAHVIECVGAARGNTVSGDLQLDHVGGDVNAKSVSGDVRIGYAGGSLQGNSVSGDINVNSISTGHCRVKSVSGAVSIGIAPGTGVWMDVTSVSGNTSSDLAVGDMPAAAAANLELHVNTISGNIDLFRAQPV, encoded by the coding sequence ATGCCTGAATTCGCTTGCGACGGACCGATTTCCGTCAACATCACACTGGCGTCCGGAAGCTGCGAAGTGGTCGCCGAGGACCGCGCCAACGCCGTGGTCACCGTGACGCCGCACAAGAACAACAGCAAGTCCAAAGAGGCCGCCGAGAAGACCTCGGTGGACTTCCGCGACAACAAGCTGACCGTGCGGGCTCCCGACATGACCAGCTGGCTGCTGGGCGGCAACGCCGCCATCGACGTGGTCGTCAAGGTGCCGGTGGGTTCCAACGTCACCACCAAGTCGGCCTCGGCCTCGATCAACTACCAGGGACAGCTGGAGGTCGTCTCGGCCACGACGGCCTCGGGCTCGATCACCGTGGAGAAGGCCACCGAGGCCTCGGTCAACACCGCCTCGGGCGACGCGCACGTCATCGAGTGCGTCGGTGCCGCGCGGGGCAACACGGTCTCCGGTGACCTGCAACTGGACCACGTCGGGGGCGACGTCAACGCCAAGTCGGTCTCGGGCGACGTGCGCATCGGCTACGCCGGCGGCTCGCTCCAGGGCAACAGCGTCTCGGGCGACATCAACGTCAACTCCATCAGCACGGGCCACTGCCGCGTCAAGTCGGTGTCGGGGGCGGTTTCGATCGGCATCGCACCGGGTACCGGAGTGTGGATGGACGTCACCTCGGTCTCGGGCAACACCTCCAGCGACCTCGCCGTGGGCGACATGCCCGCCGCCGCGGCGGCCAACCTGGAACTGCACGTCAACACGATCTCGGGGAACATCGATCTCTTCCGGGCGCAGCCCGTTTGA
- a CDS encoding MGMT family protein — MDDAVLPDFAEKVLEAAESIPPGKVMTYGDIAEWIGEGGPRQVGRVMSHYGGPVPWWRVVRSDGVILPGHEARALAAYRDEGTPLRRGGSATRIDMARARWNGQ; from the coding sequence ATGGACGACGCGGTACTGCCCGACTTCGCCGAAAAGGTCCTGGAGGCGGCCGAGTCGATCCCGCCGGGCAAGGTCATGACCTACGGCGACATCGCCGAATGGATCGGCGAGGGCGGGCCCCGCCAAGTCGGCCGGGTGATGTCCCACTACGGCGGCCCGGTGCCCTGGTGGCGGGTGGTGCGCTCCGACGGCGTGATCCTGCCCGGACACGAGGCCCGCGCCCTGGCGGCCTATCGCGACGAGGGCACCCCACTGCGCCGCGGCGGCAGCGCCACCCGCATCGACATGGCCCGCGCCCGCTGGAACGGCCAGTAG
- a CDS encoding PrsW family intramembrane metalloprotease: MITVERVVVEGQGTFVRVRKPAYWLYVVLVGFGLVSLGSMMSDAVTALSSALWIAALLNGALAAVFVLILSRMDLFEREPAAVRAAAFIWGAVVATSVAIIANNNLLALMTKLFGTGFAARWGAALAGPTNEEWLKTLGVIILVLIVKEHFNRSIDGLTYGAMCGLGFQVTENMVYAINNAYSNPNSDVAGAVSVTVIRILVAGPWSHPIYSGVAGLGIAYAVTTKGMRSPLRRYGIAVGLFIAAWLMHALWNSPLPDGMPNGVGALAVYGKGALILIFFFVLYRYAARYEWHWFERIMTGQSAEVITETEMASMRTLRTRRKARKQADFEYGPKGRKLVARMQRAHLMLGEALARAKRAEVDPNNALDVVVARQNVLAVRAELDAARRLGRKPRKRKRDPART; encoded by the coding sequence ATGATCACCGTGGAACGGGTCGTCGTCGAAGGACAGGGCACCTTCGTGAGGGTCCGCAAACCCGCCTACTGGCTGTACGTCGTGCTGGTGGGCTTCGGCCTGGTCAGCCTGGGCAGCATGATGTCCGACGCCGTGACCGCGCTGTCGTCGGCACTGTGGATCGCCGCCCTCCTCAACGGAGCCCTGGCCGCGGTGTTCGTGCTGATCCTGTCCCGAATGGACCTGTTCGAGCGCGAACCCGCGGCGGTGCGGGCGGCGGCGTTCATCTGGGGTGCGGTCGTGGCCACCTCGGTGGCCATCATCGCCAACAACAACCTGCTGGCCCTGATGACCAAACTGTTCGGCACCGGCTTCGCCGCCCGCTGGGGCGCCGCGCTGGCCGGACCCACCAATGAGGAATGGCTCAAGACGCTGGGCGTCATCATCCTGGTGCTCATCGTCAAGGAGCACTTCAACCGCTCCATCGACGGATTGACCTACGGCGCGATGTGCGGCCTGGGCTTCCAGGTCACCGAGAACATGGTCTACGCCATCAACAACGCCTACTCCAACCCCAACAGCGACGTGGCCGGAGCGGTGTCGGTGACCGTGATCCGGATCCTGGTCGCCGGTCCCTGGAGCCACCCGATCTACAGTGGAGTCGCGGGTCTGGGCATCGCCTACGCCGTCACCACCAAGGGTATGCGCTCCCCGCTGCGCCGCTACGGCATCGCCGTCGGCCTGTTCATCGCCGCCTGGCTGATGCACGCACTGTGGAACTCGCCGCTGCCCGACGGCATGCCCAACGGCGTCGGCGCGCTGGCCGTGTACGGCAAGGGCGCGCTGATCCTCATCTTCTTCTTCGTCCTGTACCGCTACGCCGCCCGCTACGAATGGCACTGGTTCGAACGGATCATGACCGGCCAGTCCGCCGAGGTGATCACCGAGACCGAGATGGCCTCGATGCGCACCCTGCGCACCCGACGCAAGGCCCGCAAACAGGCCGACTTCGAATACGGCCCCAAGGGACGCAAACTGGTGGCCCGGATGCAACGCGCCCACCTCATGCTCGGCGAGGCACTCGCCCGGGCCAAACGCGCCGAGGTCGACCCCAACAACGCCCTCGACGTCGTGGTCGCCCGCCAGAACGTCCTGGCCGTCCGCGCCGAACTGGACGCCGCCCGACGGCTGGGCCGCAAGCCCCGCAAACGCAAACGCGACCCCGCCCGGACCTGA
- a CDS encoding GH1 family beta-glucosidase produces the protein MTAMPRFPDGFHWGVATSAFQIEGALDADGRGRSVWDTFTATPGKIRDGHTAATACDHYRRFGEDIDLMRRLGIDVYRFSIAWPRVFPDGHGKVNTAGLDFYDRLVDALLAANLTPMPTLFHWDLPQSLEDAGGWLNRDTAAHFADYASTVAQRLGDRVNDWITLNEPFEHMALGYALGQHAPGHMMLLESLPVAHHQLLGHGLATARLRAAGAKRVLLTNSYTPVEPATASEADAAAAAAYDALHRGLFTDPVVLGRYPDLSAFGADELPFVHDDDLDVIATPLDGLGVNYYAPTKLAAAVDGPLPFTMTEYPDADKTAFDWPVVPDGMRRILVELTERYGDALPPLWVTENGCSFPDGPGDDGAVHDDRRISYLDSHIRAVHDAIEQGADVRGYLTWTLCDNFEWAEGYHQRFGLVHVDHDTQKRTPKDSFAWFAGMLAEQRA, from the coding sequence ATGACAGCCATGCCCCGATTCCCCGACGGCTTCCACTGGGGAGTGGCCACCTCGGCGTTCCAGATCGAGGGGGCGCTCGACGCCGACGGCCGGGGCCGCTCGGTCTGGGACACCTTCACCGCCACTCCCGGCAAGATCCGCGACGGCCACACCGCCGCGACCGCCTGCGACCACTACCGTCGCTTCGGCGAGGACATCGACCTGATGCGGCGCCTGGGCATCGACGTCTACCGGTTCTCGATCGCCTGGCCCCGGGTGTTCCCCGACGGCCACGGCAAGGTCAACACCGCCGGGCTCGACTTCTACGACCGCCTCGTCGACGCGCTTCTGGCCGCGAACCTCACCCCGATGCCCACCCTGTTCCACTGGGACCTCCCACAATCCCTTGAGGACGCCGGTGGTTGGCTGAACCGCGACACCGCCGCCCACTTCGCCGACTACGCCTCAACAGTCGCCCAGCGGCTCGGCGACCGGGTGAACGACTGGATCACCCTCAATGAACCCTTCGAGCACATGGCGCTCGGCTACGCGCTGGGCCAGCACGCCCCCGGTCACATGATGCTGCTGGAGAGCCTGCCGGTGGCGCACCACCAACTGCTCGGGCACGGCCTGGCCACAGCGAGGTTGCGCGCCGCCGGAGCGAAGCGGGTGCTGCTGACCAACAGCTACACCCCCGTCGAACCCGCCACCGCCTCCGAGGCCGACGCGGCCGCCGCTGCCGCCTACGACGCCCTGCACCGCGGCCTGTTCACCGATCCGGTGGTGCTGGGCCGCTACCCGGACCTGTCGGCCTTCGGCGCCGACGAGCTGCCGTTCGTCCACGATGATGACCTCGACGTCATCGCCACCCCATTGGACGGTCTGGGCGTCAACTACTACGCCCCCACCAAACTCGCCGCCGCCGTCGACGGGCCGCTGCCCTTCACGATGACCGAGTACCCCGACGCCGACAAGACCGCATTCGACTGGCCGGTCGTCCCCGACGGGATGCGCCGGATCCTGGTGGAGTTGACCGAACGCTACGGCGACGCGCTGCCGCCGCTGTGGGTCACCGAGAACGGCTGCTCCTTTCCCGACGGTCCCGGCGACGACGGCGCCGTCCACGACGACCGACGTATCTCCTACCTGGACTCCCACATCCGCGCCGTGCACGATGCCATCGAGCAGGGAGCCGACGTGCGCGGGTACCTGACCTGGACGCTGTGCGACAACTTCGAATGGGCCGAGGGCTACCACCAGCGCTTCGGTCTGGTGCATGTGGACCATGACACCCAGAAGCGCACCCCCAAGGACTCCTTCGCCTGGTTCGCCGGGATGCTCGCGGAGCAACGCGCATGA
- a CDS encoding MFS transporter, giving the protein MTTGTAGPPSALTEPRDKVGPGWIGGITAGVLGIYMAFFTPIQILLPIQLAAIDPGSKVETFGLVTGAGALVAVIANPLAGALSDRTTSRFGRRHPWTLGGVVLGAAALIALGYQTSVLGVLIGWCAAQAALNAAYASINAAVPDHVPVRQRAVVSGWIGFPQALGLVLGAIVVTMLVTGAEAGYLAIALAAVALALPFVLTTADPPLSRAHRPTVSWRRILAGFWVSPREHPDFAWAWITRFLVMLGNSTGTLYLLFFLQDAVGYERLFPGHSSDEGVLILTLIYTAGVMATAVVSGVVSDRIGRRKSLVTASAAVIAFAALLLTFWHTWPMSMIAAGVMGAGFGVYLSVDQALITQVLPAAADRAKDLGVINIANSAPQVLGPALAAPIVAGLGGYTGLYALTAAITLLGGVLVWKIRSVP; this is encoded by the coding sequence ATGACCACCGGCACCGCGGGGCCACCGTCGGCACTGACCGAACCGCGCGACAAGGTCGGCCCCGGGTGGATCGGCGGCATCACCGCCGGGGTGCTCGGCATCTACATGGCGTTCTTCACGCCGATCCAGATCCTGCTGCCGATCCAGCTGGCCGCCATCGATCCCGGCTCGAAAGTGGAGACCTTCGGTCTGGTCACCGGCGCCGGAGCCCTGGTCGCGGTGATCGCCAACCCGTTGGCCGGGGCGCTGTCCGACCGCACCACCTCCCGGTTCGGCCGCCGTCACCCCTGGACGCTGGGCGGCGTGGTGCTCGGCGCGGCGGCCCTGATCGCGCTGGGGTACCAGACCTCGGTACTGGGTGTCCTGATCGGATGGTGCGCGGCACAGGCGGCGCTCAACGCCGCGTACGCCAGCATCAACGCCGCCGTGCCCGACCACGTGCCGGTGCGGCAGCGCGCCGTGGTCTCCGGCTGGATCGGGTTCCCGCAGGCCCTGGGCCTGGTGCTGGGCGCGATCGTGGTGACGATGCTTGTCACCGGCGCCGAGGCCGGATACCTGGCGATCGCGCTGGCCGCGGTGGCGCTGGCGTTGCCGTTCGTCCTGACCACCGCCGACCCGCCGCTGTCGCGCGCCCATCGGCCGACGGTGTCGTGGCGGCGGATCCTGGCCGGGTTCTGGGTGAGCCCGCGCGAGCACCCGGATTTCGCCTGGGCCTGGATAACCCGGTTCCTGGTGATGCTCGGCAACTCGACCGGAACCTTGTACCTGCTGTTCTTCCTGCAGGACGCCGTCGGCTACGAGCGGCTGTTCCCCGGCCACAGCTCCGACGAGGGCGTCTTGATCCTCACCCTCATCTACACCGCCGGGGTGATGGCCACCGCCGTGGTGTCCGGAGTGGTCTCCGACCGGATCGGCCGCCGCAAGTCACTGGTCACGGCCTCGGCGGCGGTGATCGCGTTCGCCGCGCTGCTGCTGACCTTCTGGCACACCTGGCCGATGTCCATGATCGCGGCCGGGGTGATGGGAGCCGGGTTCGGCGTCTACCTGTCGGTGGACCAGGCGCTCATCACCCAGGTGCTGCCCGCCGCCGCCGACCGCGCCAAGGACCTCGGCGTCATCAACATCGCCAACTCGGCCCCGCAGGTGCTGGGCCCGGCGCTGGCGGCACCGATCGTGGCGGGCCTGGGCGGTTACACCGGCCTGTACGCGCTCACCGCGGCCATCACGCTGCTGGGCGGCGTCCTGGTCTGGAAGATCCGCTCCGTCCCCTGA
- a CDS encoding metallophosphoesterase: MPERRKFGPRLLATATVVVIAATALAASQSFANETSPPDKKSPDVPALAEQVTQVREPGTKQAATSVSGRGAAATGSRSICAEDARWLRIRFTKLDLRGDDTIRLRGSSGGSLKLDADNWPGKAFHTRALPGSCVTVTPDLSDADSRFAVDAYQYGEQPLSQASVTVAGAGDICGSACNQTDDLIANINPAAVFTAGDNAYESGTLSQYRNQYDPTWGRFKSKTHPTPGNHEYQTSGASGYFDYFNGTGNNTGPAGERGKGYYSYDVGDWHFVALNSDISHGAGSTQEKWLRADLAANTKPCTAAYTHHPRFSSGDHGDDTGMTALYDALYANKADIFVTGHDHHYERFAPARSNGAEDPNGVRAFVIGTGGRNLYSSTSNSAGPSEKFNNNTFGVGKFQLTATGYTMDFVPVAGRTFTDHVEGECHNAAKTPDFGVTANPSALSLPQGTSAETTATVASSGGFGSAVALSASGLPSGVTAAFSPATVTPPANGQATSRLTFTAASTAAIGSHTVTVTAKSGDTSRTFAVTVTVRDPNDAGLSDDFEAERGWVVNPAGTDTAATGIWERGDPDQTTSTYSDQVKQLGTTASGSNALSTGRAAGSAYGDNDLDGGVTSVRSPAFTVPSGTAGLSFAYNVAHGDNSSADDYLRVSVVDASGTTKVWESLGAASEKAGSWKTATVDLSRYAGKEVTILVQAADAGGGSLFEAQLDDVTVS; the protein is encoded by the coding sequence ATGCCCGAAAGACGGAAATTCGGTCCCCGGCTGCTGGCCACGGCCACCGTCGTGGTCATCGCGGCCACGGCGCTGGCGGCGTCGCAGTCGTTCGCGAACGAGACCTCACCGCCCGACAAGAAGAGCCCCGACGTCCCCGCACTCGCCGAGCAGGTCACCCAGGTGCGCGAGCCCGGCACCAAACAGGCCGCCACCTCGGTGTCCGGCCGCGGCGCGGCCGCCACCGGCTCCCGCTCGATCTGCGCCGAGGACGCCAGGTGGCTGCGGATCCGCTTCACCAAGCTCGACCTGCGCGGCGACGACACGATCCGGCTGCGCGGCTCGTCGGGCGGCAGCCTGAAGCTCGACGCCGACAACTGGCCCGGCAAGGCGTTCCACACCCGGGCGCTGCCCGGTTCCTGCGTCACCGTGACCCCGGATCTGTCCGATGCGGACAGCCGCTTCGCCGTCGACGCCTACCAGTACGGCGAGCAGCCGCTCAGCCAGGCCAGCGTGACGGTCGCCGGTGCCGGTGACATCTGCGGCTCGGCCTGCAACCAGACCGACGATCTCATCGCGAACATCAACCCGGCGGCGGTGTTCACCGCCGGGGACAACGCCTACGAGAGCGGAACCCTGTCGCAGTACCGCAACCAGTACGACCCCACCTGGGGCAGGTTCAAGTCCAAGACGCACCCCACCCCCGGCAACCACGAGTACCAGACCTCCGGCGCGTCGGGATACTTCGACTACTTCAACGGCACCGGCAACAACACCGGCCCGGCTGGCGAACGCGGCAAGGGCTACTACTCCTACGACGTCGGCGACTGGCACTTCGTGGCGCTCAACAGCGACATCTCGCACGGCGCCGGTTCCACACAGGAGAAATGGCTGCGCGCCGACCTGGCGGCCAACACCAAACCGTGCACCGCCGCCTACACGCACCACCCCCGGTTCTCCAGCGGCGACCACGGCGACGACACCGGCATGACGGCCCTGTACGACGCCCTGTACGCCAACAAGGCCGACATCTTCGTCACCGGACACGACCACCACTACGAACGCTTCGCCCCGGCCCGCTCCAACGGTGCCGAGGATCCGAACGGCGTGCGCGCCTTCGTCATCGGCACCGGCGGACGCAACCTGTACTCCAGTACCTCCAATTCGGCCGGTCCCAGCGAGAAGTTCAACAACAACACCTTCGGCGTCGGCAAGTTCCAGCTGACCGCCACCGGGTACACGATGGACTTCGTGCCGGTCGCCGGACGCACCTTCACCGACCACGTCGAGGGCGAATGCCACAACGCCGCCAAGACCCCGGACTTCGGGGTCACGGCGAACCCGTCGGCGCTGTCACTGCCGCAGGGCACCAGCGCCGAGACGACCGCGACCGTCGCCAGCAGCGGCGGCTTCGGCTCGGCGGTGGCGTTGTCCGCGTCCGGCCTGCCCTCGGGCGTCACCGCGGCCTTCTCCCCCGCGACCGTCACCCCACCGGCCAACGGTCAGGCCACGTCGAGACTGACGTTCACGGCGGCGAGTACCGCCGCGATCGGCAGCCACACCGTCACCGTGACCGCGAAGTCCGGCGACACCTCGCGCACCTTCGCAGTCACGGTCACGGTCCGAGACCCCAATGACGCCGGACTGTCGGACGACTTCGAGGCCGAGCGGGGCTGGGTGGTCAACCCGGCCGGAACCGACACCGCCGCGACCGGGATCTGGGAGCGCGGCGACCCGGACCAAACGACGTCGACGTACAGCGACCAGGTCAAGCAACTGGGCACCACCGCCAGCGGCTCGAACGCGCTGAGCACCGGCCGCGCCGCCGGATCCGCCTACGGCGACAACGATCTCGACGGCGGCGTCACCTCGGTGAGGTCACCGGCGTTCACGGTCCCGTCGGGGACGGCGGGCCTGTCGTTCGCGTACAACGTCGCGCACGGCGACAACTCCAGCGCCGACGACTACCTGCGCGTCAGTGTCGTCGACGCCTCCGGGACGACGAAAGTCTGGGAGTCGCTGGGCGCCGCGTCCGAGAAGGCCGGTTCCTGGAAGACGGCAACGGTAGACCTTTCCCGATACGCGGGCAAGGAGGTCACGATCCTCGTGCAAGCGGCTGACGCTGGTGGCGGCAGCCTGTTTGAGGCCCAACTCGACGACGTGACGGTTTCCTGA
- a CDS encoding metallophosphoesterase family protein has translation MPKPRKLRQRLLTATGAVILIATVGFVATESSANQNSADDAPTVPKLTDMVTQVAEPGAKEAPISASGTGSKAAKRELCHDGASWQRFRFTELDLNGEDSLTVTGSEGGTFTFTNRHWPGKAFYSRAFSGECVTVEPKLSDKDSGYEIDAFQYGSKALTKETVTVAGAGDICGDACNQTDDLITNINPASVFTAGDNAYEDGTLDEFQEQYDPTWGAFKDKTRPAPGNHEYHTDGEGYYEYFGDNAGEAGKGYYSYDVGDWHFVAVNSEIDFDPDSEQGQWLADDLASNTKPCTAAYTHHPRFSSGEHGDDSGMDDIFSALYDNQADLFITGHDHHYERFAPAAPDGSQDDDKGLRSFVIGTGGRALYDVPGGSDGPSEVFNNDTFGVGKFDLTATGYSMDFVPVAGRDFTDHVEGGCHKASA, from the coding sequence TTGCCGAAACCACGCAAACTCAGACAACGACTGTTGACCGCGACCGGCGCGGTGATACTCATCGCCACCGTCGGTTTCGTGGCCACCGAATCGTCGGCGAACCAGAACTCGGCCGACGACGCCCCCACAGTCCCGAAACTCACCGACATGGTCACGCAGGTGGCCGAACCCGGCGCGAAGGAGGCGCCGATATCGGCGTCCGGCACCGGTTCCAAGGCCGCGAAGCGGGAGTTGTGCCACGACGGCGCCAGCTGGCAGCGGTTCCGGTTCACCGAACTGGATCTGAACGGCGAGGACTCGCTGACCGTGACCGGTTCCGAGGGTGGGACGTTCACCTTCACGAACCGGCACTGGCCCGGCAAGGCGTTCTACTCGCGGGCCTTCTCCGGCGAGTGCGTCACCGTCGAGCCGAAACTGTCCGACAAGGACAGTGGATATGAGATCGACGCGTTCCAGTACGGCTCCAAGGCTTTGACGAAGGAGACCGTGACGGTGGCCGGAGCCGGGGACATCTGCGGCGACGCCTGCAACCAGACCGACGACCTCATCACGAACATCAACCCGGCATCGGTGTTCACGGCGGGCGACAACGCCTACGAGGACGGCACTTTGGACGAGTTCCAGGAGCAGTACGACCCGACCTGGGGAGCCTTCAAGGACAAGACCCGTCCCGCACCCGGTAACCACGAGTACCACACCGACGGCGAGGGCTACTACGAGTACTTCGGCGACAACGCCGGGGAGGCCGGTAAGGGCTACTACTCCTACGACGTCGGCGACTGGCACTTCGTGGCGGTCAACAGCGAGATCGACTTCGACCCCGATTCCGAACAGGGACAGTGGCTGGCCGACGACCTCGCGTCCAACACGAAGCCCTGCACCGCCGCGTACACGCACCACCCCCGGTTCTCCAGTGGTGAACACGGTGACGACTCCGGAATGGACGACATCTTCTCAGCCCTGTACGACAACCAGGCCGACCTGTTCATCACCGGCCACGACCACCACTACGAGCGCTTCGCCCCGGCGGCGCCCGACGGTTCGCAGGACGACGACAAGGGCCTGCGCAGCTTCGTCATCGGCACCGGCGGCCGGGCACTGTACGACGTGCCCGGCGGTTCCGACGGACCCAGCGAGGTGTTCAACAACGACACCTTCGGCGTCGGAAAGTTCGACCTGACCGCGACCGGCTACTCCATGGACTTCGTCCCGGTGGCCGGACGCGACTTCACCGATCACGTGGAAGGCGGCTGCCACAAGGCTTCCGCCTAG
- a CDS encoding MFS transporter, whose amino-acid sequence MYLSATRAADSARTTTATPAARRVGGTVIALGLVSLVTDMSAEMITAILPMYLMYGLGLGYLHLGMLDGLYTGATALLRLGGGFAADRLNRPKAVALSGYGLSAATKLGFPLVGASLGGIGTLVGLDRAGKGIRTAPRDALITAATAPEALGRAFGVHRALDTAGALLGPLLAFALLAGVAGGYDQVFVVSFCLAVVGVLILAFFVNNPPAAPGHRRATVRAALSAVTDARLRRVWLATGILGVATVGDMFLYLAIQRQLGLPPQALPLLPLGSALTFMLAAAPVGRVADRLGRWRVFLAGHLLLLGGYLALTGTASGWPIAVAVLAMHGVFYACSDGVLMAHIGPSIPDSVRATGMAVIQTTQALARAGGAVVFGIVAQTVALSTAFGFAAAALAAAVTASAVLCLRKPSP is encoded by the coding sequence ATGTATCTGTCGGCCACCCGCGCCGCCGACTCGGCCCGCACCACCACGGCCACCCCCGCCGCCCGCCGCGTCGGCGGTACCGTCATCGCCCTGGGACTGGTCAGCCTGGTCACCGACATGTCGGCCGAGATGATCACCGCGATCCTGCCGATGTACCTCATGTACGGGCTGGGCCTCGGCTACCTCCACCTGGGAATGCTGGACGGGCTCTACACCGGAGCGACCGCCCTGCTGCGCCTCGGCGGCGGCTTCGCCGCCGACCGGCTCAACCGCCCCAAGGCCGTCGCGCTGTCCGGCTACGGCCTGTCGGCCGCCACCAAACTGGGCTTCCCGCTGGTGGGCGCCTCCCTGGGCGGCATCGGCACCCTCGTGGGTCTCGACCGGGCGGGCAAGGGCATCCGCACCGCGCCTCGCGACGCCCTCATCACCGCCGCCACCGCGCCCGAAGCGCTGGGCCGCGCCTTCGGCGTCCACCGGGCCCTCGACACCGCCGGAGCCCTGCTGGGTCCACTGTTGGCCTTCGCCCTCCTCGCCGGGGTCGCGGGCGGCTACGACCAGGTGTTCGTCGTCAGCTTCTGCCTCGCCGTCGTCGGCGTGCTCATCCTGGCGTTCTTCGTCAACAACCCGCCCGCCGCCCCCGGTCACCGCCGCGCCACCGTCCGCGCCGCGCTGTCGGCGGTCACTGACGCCCGACTGCGCCGCGTCTGGCTGGCCACCGGCATCCTCGGCGTCGCGACGGTCGGCGACATGTTCCTGTACCTGGCGATCCAGCGGCAACTCGGCCTACCGCCCCAAGCCTTGCCGCTGCTGCCGCTGGGCAGCGCCCTGACCTTCATGCTCGCGGCGGCCCCGGTGGGCCGCGTCGCCGACCGGCTGGGACGGTGGCGCGTCTTCCTGGCCGGGCACCTACTACTGCTCGGCGGCTACCTGGCCCTGACCGGCACGGCATCCGGCTGGCCGATTGCCGTCGCGGTACTCGCCATGCACGGCGTCTTCTACGCCTGCTCCGACGGCGTCCTCATGGCCCACATCGGACCATCCATCCCCGACTCGGTCCGCGCCACCGGCATGGCCGTCATCCAAACCACCCAGGCCCTGGCCCGAGCTGGCGGCGCGGTGGTCTTCGGCATCGTGGCCCAAACCGTCGCCCTGTCCACCGCCTTCGGCTTCGCCGCCGCAGCACTCGCGGCAGCCGTAACCGCCAGCGCCGTCCTCTGCCTACGAAAGCCGAGCCCGTGA
- a CDS encoding PD40 domain-containing protein, which produces MSKLSAIPRRTVYGVAAIVLVLLLGTGYVTWRGMSTSSEANSDGFDLDRKDGIVYVDTDGRTRLADRDGDTLGTGPRCERAAAAAGRLSCLRALNQQFSSEITVYDGKLKQKLNLPLWGIPSRTRMSADGRFVAWTVFREGDSYMANGRFSTTAGIYDLKTKAHYGSLEDFTAYVDDKKFERENLNYWGITFTDDGHTFYATMASGDTTWLIRGDLRDKTLTALRENVECPSLSPDGTRIAYKHRDGDRWRLHVLNLKSGKDTALSEKAHIDDQAAWLDNHTVGYAKSHDDKPAVFTVEADGGGKPHRLLAGSSPTALSG; this is translated from the coding sequence ATGAGCAAACTGTCCGCCATCCCTCGCCGCACGGTCTACGGCGTGGCCGCGATCGTCCTGGTCCTGTTGCTTGGCACCGGCTACGTCACCTGGCGCGGCATGTCCACAAGCTCCGAAGCCAACAGCGACGGCTTCGACCTCGACCGTAAAGACGGCATCGTCTACGTCGACACCGACGGCCGCACTCGCCTGGCCGACCGCGACGGCGACACTCTCGGCACCGGCCCCCGCTGCGAACGCGCCGCCGCAGCCGCCGGACGCCTGTCCTGCCTGCGCGCCCTCAACCAGCAGTTCTCCTCCGAGATCACCGTCTACGACGGCAAACTCAAGCAAAAGCTGAACCTGCCGCTGTGGGGCATCCCCAGCCGCACCCGAATGTCGGCCGACGGCCGCTTCGTAGCCTGGACGGTGTTCCGCGAGGGCGACTCCTACATGGCCAACGGCCGCTTCTCCACCACCGCCGGAATCTACGATCTCAAAACCAAGGCCCACTACGGTTCCCTCGAAGACTTCACCGCCTATGTAGACGACAAGAAGTTCGAACGCGAGAACCTCAACTACTGGGGCATCACCTTCACCGACGACGGCCACACCTTCTACGCCACCATGGCCTCCGGCGACACGACCTGGCTGATCCGCGGCGACCTGCGCGACAAGACCCTCACCGCGCTACGCGAGAACGTCGAGTGCCCGTCGCTGTCCCCTGACGGCACCCGCATCGCCTACAAGCACCGCGACGGCGACCGCTGGCGACTCCACGTCCTCAACCTCAAGTCCGGCAAGGACACCGCACTGTCCGAAAAGGCCCACATCGACGACCAGGCCGCCTGGCTCGACAACCACACCGTCGGCTACGCCAAGTCCCACGACGACAAACCCGCCGTGTTCACCGTCGAAGCCGACGGCGGCGGAAAACCGCACCGACTGCTGGCCGGTTCCTCCCCGACCGCGTTGTCTGGTTGA